CTCCATCCGGCATCATGCCAAGTATCTATAGCAACCACATCCACTGACAGCCTCCATCCTTCCCTCCCTTCTTCCCTCTTTAATTAGCCTTCTGTCTTCCCTATAGGTCCTTTCTTCCGGGGCATTTTCTTTTCCACCTTcccaaaaaaaatctgtgcacAAAGGATCTGGAATGAACTGCCTGCCCGGTTCATTAAAACCAAGACTACAACAAATACTGTAATTCATCTGATTTTGGTTGAACAAAAACATCCAGTAAAATTTCCGTGAAGAAAATGAGCATCTGTTTTCTTTCAACAAAACTCTCAAGGTACCTTTGAATCAAACCCTCAGACATTATATTAATGTGAAATTATTTATGCAATTTAGGCAGGACTGTTTCTTCGTTGGCTTCATGTGTTGCTGCGTTGCGTTCACGGTCATGTTCAAAGCGCCAACACGGCCTCGGGCTGAGAAGTAGCGCCATCAGTGTGCTGCGCTACCACCTGCTGGCCGCCCGAGGCATTGCAGCCGGAGGAGTCGACACATTCATGGAGATGGCGCCCCCTCTAGTGGTGACATTAGATCAGTACACTTAAACACACCCGGTACATCAGAGGGATATTCAAGTTTCGGCCACATAAATATCCATCTATCTCTTCAGTGAACAAGCAGGCACAAATAAACAGCATTCAGGGAAATATGTGCTGAAGAACACATAAAACAGTTGTCAACATCCAGTTTTATTCAAGAATCTGATATTTTATTAACACTATACCCCCACAGATACACCATTATCACTTGAGAACGGACACAGCGTGTGGTTATTTAGTAGGTGTGTTAGTTACATTCAGTTGGCACAAATTACTAGGAGTTACAAAACAGCTGTCGAATCGTTGCTAAACAAGATTATCTgctgcaaaacaaaaatgacaggAACAGTGTATGCCTGCATTTGTACGAAGTTCtcgcaaacaaacaaaagaaaaatcacagCTTGTACCAGTTAGTTCTTGTAGTGCTTCAGTATTTCACCGAGTTAAGCTGCTGTCACGTTCTCATCCTGCAACGAAAACAAAACATACAACTTTTTTGGCATTGAATGATTGTCTTGCAGACCGACAGCCTCTCTCCGTCACAGGGCATTTCATTCACCCGACTCTTTAAGcattcagtttgttttttttgttttttttttagatatttccTAGTTCTTTGAAAATGAGTCCAAAACTTGTTGGAATGAGCTGGGaaccaacaacaacaggaaCCAAACACGTGTCACCCCCCCAGACAGCAATATTCTGCAAGGCAGTTAAAGTTTTACAAAATTCACATACGAAAACTGGACCTGAAGTTAATACATTCAGTTACTGAGGTCAACCAATCACCAAATCTAAAGCCACTCTCAAAcatctccttcctcctcctaaTACTCCTAACTTCAAAACTGAGACAAGGCTAGAAAAATGGAAGCAACCTTCAAAAAGGTTAGCAAAGTAAGATTAGTCATAGTAAGATCCTTACTATTCCTCTCTAGGCACTTAAGAGTCACCAACTACCCTTTATTCAGCTTTCAGTTCCCTTGAACCGAGCGACAAACTTCAACCCTTCAACTCAGAACGTGTGCTGCTTAAAGACCAAGATGTCGCTGATTAAAGCGTCTCTCAGGAGAGGGTTAAAGATTACTAACCGATATTACAAAACTACAACTGTTCCCAGCAGTTAGCTGCTACCTACAGCTGATTGAACAGATGTGCTGGCTGGCAGGAAATGAGCTctacaaaagaaaatcacacCCTCAGTTTCACCTGATAAGACCACACTGCCAGCAAGCCTCTGCTTTGATGCATGTGTTAGCACAGGATGGCTCACCAAAGCACATTTTCCCCATGTGAGAACAATCATGATATCCACAGGCAGCGTGGATGAGATGATCAGTCAGACGGGAGCAAGTTAGGGGACGGCAGTGAGTTTACCAATCAGAGCTCGAGTGATGTAAATCACTGACGAAAGCTGGGTATTGAATCTGTTCATTTGTCTGTTatacactgcaaaaaaaaaaaaaaaaaaggtcaagccTGGTTTGATtagatttgtctttttttttaaaatgattaactCCAACAAGGTGGAGCTGAGGAGCtcatatttcaaacaaaaagctcAATTTCATGTACCTCAGTGAGGAGGTTGAATTAGTCGAAGAAACGATTCAATTCTGGAGCACGTACTACACGAGTGCCAGATTAGTAGTTTTAGTCTTTAAAAAGTCAGTTTTACTCGTGACTTTTCCCACATTCAACATTTGAAAATGGGGACAAAAACTCATTAACAGTCCTAACACTGAGATGCTGCTGGTTAAATCCAACTATATCAGCACTCCAACTGCACATTTTCCAGTAATtgtgaggaaagaaaaaaataaaaataataataataataataataataataatcactgCTTAAAACAATCTGttcattgaaaaataaaataaatcttttCTGATTGTATTAACCAGATGTTCTTGAATACGGTGAAAACACCACCCCCCGGAGGTCGAgttgatctttttctttttctttttctttctcactcaTTTCAACAGGCTGATGCTATGAGAACATTCATTTCTGTCCAGTTGTATTAGATTTTCAACAAGATTTTCAACAAGATCTTCAACCGatgatgcccccccccccccccctcccccccctgcGTAAAGTGTCCTCCAGAACATCACAAAGTATCTCAGAGGAGGAAAAGCATCTCCAAGTTCAGTCAGCTGACTTTCATTTTGGGGCCACATCACATTGCTGAACCCAGACCTGACAAACTGATTCAACCTCAGATCATTTgcgaagttttttttttttttattgttttgtttgttttgttttttttggccagGCAACGCATCTTAAAACACTTGTTAACATTACAACTTAGCTCTGTGCTCTAGTATTTCACCGTTTGTCAGccgattaaaaaataaaaatatcagaACATTACCGATAATAATCACTTGTGCTGCCCTAACAAGAGAGTGTTCTTGTACAGGTGGCCTGACGTGCTCTCTGCTCCACTTGGCTCTGCATCCACTCAGCTGCCATCCTGCCTCGGTATGTGTGGTCCAACTATAGAAACCATTGACACTCGAGCGACCCCAAGGGTGCATCAACACTGTTCCAACGTACCTACAACCAAACGAGCGGTTTGGCTGCAGGTACGTCCCCTTTTTGCCACCACTCACCATAACACAATGATGTgtgacaaaaaggaaaaacatctgATTATGTGATGAGGTAAAGTACGACACTAAGAACAAGAAAATGTCCTAAATTAGAAAACTCTTGTGCTGTTTGCATATTTCCAGTCCCGTTATCCCATCAGCGTTTGCTGCTCTACGTGAACCTGCATCGTGTTCATTCTAAAGCAAAACCGGTAGTGAAGAGACGCACCATGCAGCTGTCGCTCTGCTGATGGCAGATGGAAGACAATATCTGTATATACTGTGTGTACTTAAAATGCCTCAAAATACTGTAACCCTAAACAAAGTTctcaaaaagataaaaatggcCGTATATCTAAAGCAACGCCTCTCACGCGCTGACAGCAGCAGTGAGACAGTGTAAACCTCACAAAGGCAGTATTCACAGACGGCTGTTATTGGATTACATCATCATATAGTGCAGGTTCTACCACATGTTAAGAGTACAAGATCTCCCATTCGGAGAACTGCCCGACACGCCGCTTTGATGTGCTTTACTCAGCATCGCGTGTCGGCAGGAGGTGAAATCTGTACTGACGCTTCAGACGGGCCAGCATTTACAATCTCTCAAAAAGCCAATGGCATGTTTACAAtgaaaacaatcataaaacaaaaTGGGCACTGTTAATACTTCAAATGTGTTGGCACTGGCATAAAGTATAGCTCATCTTTCTGCCGTCACTGCAGCAGTTCAACCACAAATAAAGTTGTGGATGTACTCTTAAGGGTGTGGAaatttcttttatattttatattcaaCTCAAAGAAAACCGAGTGATTTGTTAATGTTACCGCTTCGCACTTCTGTGCTGAGAAACTTCCCTCTAACTTCATGCTTAAAAACGCTAACATCATATAATCTGCATCGAGCTCAAATCATAACCTTTGGGATCGCTGCGTAAAACAAAGGGTTTGTTGCAGCGTATGACTGGGATACATCAGTGTGTGCATTCCTCTCTTACACATGCACTCAGATCTGGTTCTCCGGGGTTGGAGAATTATAATTTATGTGCACACACATAAGATGCTTGATCATATTGCACTTGACAATAGGTTTGTGCTTTTTACAGCCACCTTACCTCTGACGCACAGCAAGAGACTACAGCTTGATATTACCCTCACATCCTGTGCATTCACTTCTATCGAGCAACAAACATTCTTCAGTCTCTCAAACACTCGTCTTTGTTTAACTTCGGAAGGCTTACAGGGATCTTGTCGTTCTACCCTCCCCGTGTCACTACTATCGAGTATAGCCCATTTGATGCAGCTTCCTCAGGAGAATCTGTGTAAGGTCAAAGGTGGTGAAGCTGATTCCCACAGCAATGGGTCCTTTGACCCAGTTCATACTGAGACCTTTGTAGAGTCCGCGGACAACCCCCTCCTCAGAAACGATCTCTTTCATAGTGCCCAGGATGGTGCCATACGTGTGGCCCGTGACACCTGCAGTCTGCATGCGCCGTCTCACCACATCCAGAGGGTAAGACGCCGACTGGCCAAGGAGACCAGCACAGGCTCCAAAAGCCAGACGTTCGTAAGAGTAGGGCTGTGAGCGGCCGGTGTGCTCTgcaaggaagaggaggatgtaAGGAGGGGGCATTTTACATATGCAATAGGTGTTTGCGTTAAAGGAATGAACGTGGTTGCAGATGTGGTACCTGCATGCATCTTCTTCAGAGTTTCATAAGTAAAAAAGCTGAGACCAGCATAGGGGACAACGCCCAGTATGGTTGGAGTGAATCCGCGATAAATGGTTTTCAGGCCCTCTTCTCGAGAGATCCGCACAAAAACGTGCAGAATGTTACTGTacctgagcagagaaacagaggaaaaatatgcaaaaaaaggctttttgctgtgacacttgaagagattttttttttctctttaaaaactgaaatttgtATTGTAGAAATTAAAGTAAATCATATTTacttttcacatcttttttttttccctctgaaaACTTAAAAATCAGGACTCAAGAGAGGCCAGCTCTGTATAATATTACCCCcaaacaaacaagcacaaagcaaacacagcttttgtttatttatccatttctttaaaaaaaaaaaatcgtattCTTATTTTAAATCTTTGGGTTTCCCTGACTGTATAGTGTACGTACTACCACCCCCTGCTGCCCCTTAGAAGTTATGCTCTCTTGCGCATGTGTGCTCTGTGCGTCCTGGCCGGCAATTCAAGTGCCATTTGGTTTACTTGGACGCCGACAACCTGAAGAAATGCGCGGTGAGGGGCCTCTCGTAGCTGCTGGTTCTTGACACTGGTTTGGTGTATGAGGGCCCTGGGACCGGATAGAAAATTatctctcttctttcttttctccagTGGTTTCCCACAGGTTTACTGCAGTGGTTTTATGATAACCCTACATGTGTCATCTTTAAGATAAAAAGTGTACCACTGCTGTAGTGTTTTTCTAATGTAGTACGGTGGTTACTAATAAAATCTCCTCATATCCACTGATTACTCATCAGCTACTAAAAATGGCCTTACATTTCTTTCGGCGTTACAGCCATCCTAGCTCGCACCATGTCCAGCGGATAGGTCAGCATGGCTGCTGTGGTACCGGCCAAAGACCCAGCCAGTAACCTTGGGACTGGAGGTAGGACTCTAGGAATCATGGGGAAATCCAATAAAAGtcagattttcacattttctttattACTTAACAAGAAACAGAAGTTGAAAAAAGTCCTTAAACAAACACTTACTTCCCTTGGAAGCCATAGTAGCCTCCCAGCAGCCTCTTGTACTGCTCATGTGCACAGAACTGGATGGCTGCGTATGGGATGACCCGCACCATGGTGGCAGAGTTCCCTCTCCACAGACTGAAAAAGCCATCCTTCAGGTAGGTGCGGTAGATCAACCTGTAAGCTTCCTGCAAAGCATAAACACGTGTTTATGCTAGCTTTTGGTTTAAAATGATCCGTTATCGTTCCTGTCATATATTCCGTGAGGGTCAGATGCAAAACAAAAGTATGTGTATGTTTATTTTAACTACAAATGATCCTCAACAAAGCCTGTGGCTAATGTTAACAGCTGTGGACATGGCTTTATTAATGAGGAAGTAACATGAAATATAGGATGCTCTTGCTCAAACGTACCTTGGCAGAGAATCTTGCTGAAGACACTATAAGAAAACAACAAGTGTGAACAACATAAATAACGACAATGCAGCATTCCTCATAAGTCCAGCTATTCCCCAGCAACGTATCACTAGATATAGTTCCAAGCCATTTATTCAGATCATTTCCAATCTAAAAACACGTTGCCCTTTTAGGTCAGGAGAGAATCCAACTTGCCTTGAAAGATGATTTTAGTTCTATCCAGCGGGGCTACAGCCGTCTTGGCCACAGCTCCAGCTAAAGCCCCGGAGAACAGCGAGTTGAGGACAGATCGAGTTTGCATCAAGCCCTGCGCAGCAATGGAGGAATCAGGTTTAGAGTCACCAACAGCGACAGAGGGAATTCTGTAATTTTCCAACAGTGTCCTTCCAGGAACAGGGTTCTTTGATCTGCTGTTGATCATTAAGCCAAAGTTACATCAGGATAATCAGAAATCCTCACACACAAAATGTTTAATGAACCGACGTGGCCATGATGCTGCCAGACAAGGTCCAGCCTGTAAGTTTCACATAGTGTACTGCGCTGAAGCCTTGAGCCACCCCCACTTccctcatgttttgttttcaaggagccagactttctCGTGAACTTTTAAAGTAGTCTTGAATAATAGTTCTGCGGAATTTCTGAAGGTCTTCAAAAGTTTTGTCAacgattttcagtccagtccttgtacccgACCTCGAATCTTTAGGTAAATTGTTACTAGCGGCTCATCAAAAAGAGACGCATACTTTGTTCTCATTTCTCTAGTTCTACCAATGAAAAATACCAacgataacacagtttgacagaaataaaacagtgttttacgccaacaaggtgattcccaaagaaatAGTCATTTGTgaagaaacaattaaaaaaatttggACAATAAAAGTTTCAAATACTGAGCTGCAGCGACACGCGTcaatgaagtcatcccactagacgcgtgtgtagaaagcttcctataaagGCGGAtgtacagttgacgcgtcgctcatggcggtggcggcccgtgacgtcaaaatgacgtttcaggcatggcgcttgccttgaaaagatgGCGCAGCGCGTTATCGTGCatcagtcgatttttgtaacttggctgctccaagaacgacaaaccggatggaccaatttgagaccaggctcagtgaggaggtgcgtttgtacaggcagctgtacgaaactgcagtgaaacagcacagggaccatgTAAACTCCAAAACTCGaggacagagatgggcagaactttggggaaagagggagagttctataagaatgtgtggaagaagctacgggacagatacgtgaaggcaaaggagagggcagagactcgaagtggtgatgccgggggcttcagaccttcacctcttttaactgaattaaaaaaataaataaaactatccagatactgcagcagtatcattgatgacaatattcttgctcttgacagtggcattgttttcttctcgactttcgtggttgtagagtagcggcaaccttcacgtagcagcgacacctctgtgacagagcaaattgcaactactggcgcatcaacttgcgccactatatatagccggcacgaaatcgtgacgtcatcaacaccgctcgcgctagcagacacggcaaccatgctagagccttaagccCCCCAATAGCCCCggaaaacaacaacacggcagctatgagctaataGTGCAATCATAcgtgttcattcattaatttGTCTTTAAGTATTGGTgacataaagacagataatgccttatttagaggctgtattgtcaatgccctgttctctctcgttatatggatatacacagatctcgagtgatctaaatattttcccgaaggacgccgactttcaccaaactgttatcggtgagtagatgaacatattttatgccagaaataaggtccaggttaaaaaaaaaactaacttcccctttaattctGATGGTGCAAACTGAGCAGAAGCAAACACATATGCTCAGATCATGGCCAACTTTCCCAGTGTTCCCCTAACTCAGCCTCCTATTATCtctcatgttaaaaaaaaaaaaaaaagtgatgaaaTCTGATTCATTCATCATATAGTTATACATCCATTCATCTATTATTTCAAGTGTTAGGGGAAGAGCATGTGTGAGATTTCACCTCATTGCTCCCTTCTGACTGACTGGAGGAAGCCAGCGGCAGCACATCTGCCTGTGTCAGTGATGCCCGTTGTTCCTGGATTCCACTCCCCATCCCCACAGACTATACACTGAGAACCTTCATGAATTCAACTCACGGGGGGGGCGGTACCAACAGGAGCTGGGAGCGACAGAggtcagaagaaaaaagagaaaaaaaacagaggtcACTTTTAAGTTGGTCTAAAAATAAGACAAACATGCTATGTAGCTGGCTAAGCTCATTCGCTTGTTACTCTCGGGAACTGCATCAGGCTCAAGTGACGAGCATGACTTCAAGAACTGTCACGGAAACACTGTTTCCAAATCTGATTCTGCACCGAGGAGAATATCGTGTGGAAATGAGAAACCATGAACAGAGAAAACTGATTCCTTCCACCATGTTTATATCCCCCTTCAGCCCACTGCAGAGTCATGTTAGTATGTGATGACTACAAGAGGGTGgacttctttaaaaagaaactcTGATACAACATACCTCGGCTGAACAGCTGCCCGGAGAATAATCCAGTGTCCGTAACCAACCACCGCACCAGTGAGGGCTACATAAAGAGCAAAGGAGAGCAAATATATGTTAggccaaaataaaaataaatctcttGGAGGACAGAGCTGGAGACTTGTAGGTGAAAGGTGTCCGTCTGAGGAGCACAAGTGCTATCCAGGCACCTCCCCTGTAAGCACATCACGTTTCAGTGTTACCACGACTTCCCCCAATCGAGACAATCATTCTTATCTAATCAGCAAAGACTGAAACGAGATTAGAGGAAAAACTTTATTTAGGGAGATCTCACTACTTTTACAAACAAATGCATAGCCATGTCTTTCAATGAGCTAATCATTTCAGTGCACAAATCACCCATTCATTCAACCTTTAGCCCCCCACACTGGTTTATTGTTAAACATTAGTGTCACAGCCAATAGGCACTCACAACAACTCCATTTTGAATAACACTCGCAAGCTGAACAACCTGAGTTAAATGTATAAAGCTGAATTATGTCACTTTTTAAATCGTTATGCAtcataaaaccaaaaaaaaaaagcaaagattaACATTTGCAAATATTAAAGAGGAACACGACAGGACATGATGATTTCTATGTTACAAGTTGTTTTTAGCAAATGTAAATTATTTACAATTACTCACATTACTTAAGACTTACATTTGTAGAGAGATTGTTGAGTTTATATAGTAATGTTACTACAATAAGGTTTGCTGTTCCTACTCTAACATACATGACACTGAAGTGAGAAGCTATAACAATGTTCTTAAACTAGTATATTTATATCATACTATTACAAGTCATTGGTAACACAAGCAGAATGTTGTTCTGGACTGGCCTGATGATAAGACAGAAGTGAAGGTTAACAGAGGTAAAATGTTATGAGCCAGTCAGCTACATAATAATGGAGTCGAAACTCCAACACAGCTCCACACTAACTTTGATACATAGTTTTACTACAAATATCTTGGTCATTGCCAAGGTCACCGTGTCAAATCTACCGCAATCTTTGCTGCTCAGGTACCAGTTTATCTGCAAAAAGCTACACTGCAGCCAGCTCAGTTCATCCATCTGGCTTGAGCTCATGTCTGAGTAGTGACAATGacgccaaaaaaagaaaagaaaaagagaaaagctgGTAAAGTTTTAAAACTTCACTGAATCTGGGCTCAAGACAACAAGGTGGGTGCCAAATATTTTAGGTTTCACAGGAAAATTAATAAAGGAAAAATATCAGAGTTCGAGGACTTTTGTGACACTTAAGATATTCAGCAAATCAAAATAGACGTGAGCTGTGGCTGCAAACggaaagtctgctgaaaagctgGGTAGTCAGGGGCAACTATAACCCTGGCATCAGTACAACGGGGCCTCCAGCCAGATCCTCAAATGTGCACTTAGATCTCTGTTGCAGTCCCTTTCAGACCCCATCCATTGTCCTCGTGGAAATCTGTCCCTTTACCCTCCCTCTGGCCTTGCTCCACATGCAGATCATTTTACAGTTTCTTGTTGCTTACAGCTACCCATGTTTGCTTTGGGAGCCTTAAAATTCCCTCTGTGAGTCAGTGCTGCATTTCTTTTTGATACAGAGGTTTACAGTGTTCAAAACAATGCAgggactttttttgtttttgtttttttttaataaacctgACCATTCAACTGGGTTACCTAATGGTTGTTATTTAGATGTCCACCACGGGTTCAGTGTCAGAATCTGTCAATAAGTGCATAAAAAATATAGTATAGTACACTTATATTGTGTACAAATGCCTCCAAAAGTGCAgtccaaaaataaaaagaattccaGTTTACAAAGTATATAAACAAAGGCCGCAATCAAACAGTCAGTCAACCATTACAGTTACTTTCAGCTGTGAAATATGTAAACTCTACAAAATTTCAACCTTACCATAATGAACTGGGTTATGTAACAAGAAGCTTTTGTTATCTGTCAATCTCCAAATATGTTTGACTGTTTCGTTACTGTTGAACGATTCTACCAGCACTCTTAAATGCTACCATTTTCCATGGGATGTAAAATCCTTTATCGTTAATTGTGTTAGTACAGTTCTAACACAAACTAAAACTGGGCTGGGTGACGGTTCAACAGTATCCCCACACAATCAGTCAGTTATTCACAGAATAACAGCCATGCGTCTCCCTCACTCCATCTCTGTGTCCCCGTTTGGTGCACCAGCCTCGTCTAAACTTGTCAAACGACTTAACACAGTCAGTCTTTGCAGCCAGCAAGCTGTCACTTGTAACAAACGCAATATATCTTACCTTATAAACCTGACACCTGCACGGAGGTTTCTTGTGAATTGATAGTCCTCACTTGGTTTGTTATTTCGAGTCGTCAGCGAGTTCTTCTGGAAATGTTTCTAAGTTAGCCAAACGGTAGGTTAAGTAACGTAAGCTAGCTGCTAGCTTATCGCTACACTACCGACTCTGTTGCTCTCGTCAACTATGCAGTGGAGATAATAACTGTAAAGTTGAGTGCTAAGAGAGAATGTGTCGTGGAGTCAAAGGCACTGTTTTATGAACAATTCATAAATCTAACAGCCAAACAGTGACTTCATATGACAGACATTTCCCATGCTGATGTATCCCTGCCGTTACTACTCCTGCCTGTCAGCCACCCGAGGCAGTTCACGTTAGCTTGACCACAGTGAGATTTGACAAGGACGAGCAATACGGCATTATGGGAAATGAAGTCTGTGTGAGGTGGGGCACGCTTGGATAGGTCGGTTAGAGGGGCGTGTGCAGGGCTAGGTTactactgttgtttttttttaaccatgaaGTACACTGTACATTTACTTGCCCCTGAATCAGCAGCCTCGGTCTCGCTAGAAATTGCAGACTCAGTGTAACCACTTTTTATCATAATCGTACTGGCAGCAAGATATAGAAACCTTAAACCTAAAAACCTAAAACATAATAACATTTTCACACGAATCGTGAGAGCAGACGCAGAGAACCCTGTTAAACAACCTGCACAAAAGAAAATTCTAACTGTGATCTTCTCTTCACAACATATTTGTGGAAATGTGTACAGGCTCAAATAACAAAGATTTCAGAGGACCTCTTAAAGAGTTCTTGGTTCTCAGTAGGGTAGCACTGAATACTGTCCCTTAAGGGTTGGGACTCTACTAACCCAGTCAGACAGACTGTTGAGATAAATCTGCCCATGAGTGGTTGGCCAACAAATATCACTCCCAGAGCAAGGTGTGTACTATAATCTGTGGTTTAAAAGGAATGCAGTTTAAGTTGTTAAGGGCCTCACATACATTATAGGCACATGGACACTCCAGAAGTCTGTTAGACCTAAGTTTGTTCAAATGTTTTGTGTATAGGTAGAACTTTTGGTTTAAATGAGAAGCAAAGCGTCGTGTTTGGGTAAAAGTACTACTACTAAAGTACTACTCGCCAGAGAAGCCTGAGCCCATCAGTGAAAAAATGTGGCCTGGACTTGTTACGTTTTATCTGATCTGGGGCAGCTTGGCATTTCTGCTGAAACTTTAGACCACATAATTCTAAGAGAAAGTGTCAGGATATCAGCCAGACGACTCAAGCTTCACAAGTCTTTCTATTAAATTATGgcagaaggaaaaaagaaaatggatttAAAGTTCAGACTCTGATAGAAATTCTGTGGAAGGGCCCCATAACATACAGTTAATTGAAGGAAATCCCCAAATATCCAACAGTTGATGCTGTTCTGCACAGACAAACGGGCTGGAACCAATACCAAAAACCCGAAAGCACTCAGCTTTCTATAACATTGGATGACTTTTGTTTAGTCAGGTTATTTCTCTCTGGTTTAGAAGTGAAAAGGCCGTATCATCGCTGCCTCTTAGCCTGGATCTAGGGAATTCCAAAAGCAAGTGATTCATAGATCTCAGTACTCTGTAAGGTGGCATCATGCTTCTGACACTCGTATAAGCAAGCTGAAACTCAAAAACTGAAAACCCCATTTCaactacaaataaagaaaatagaaatggaaaaaaaaagaagcagtacAACTATAAGTTTTTCAGTACATGTTTAAATTTGGATGAACCAGTATGGGAAAGGAATTTGTACATTGCATTGCAGCAGATACATCAATATTAACTCGtgccacaaaaaacacaaatgtacACAATAAACATAAGTGTTacaaatatctaaaaaaaaaataataataaaataaaaacaacaatccaAAGGCCTTTTTTAAGTTATTTGAACTGTGGGACATATTCATCCTGTGAAGGTCTTTGTGTGATACTGGTGCCTTTTTAACAAGGATTACACGGTATAAATATCTATTTGGTGTATCTGCATCCACTACTGTCTAAAAACAGAGTATACCAATGTCATAGTATTCCATTTTACAACTCATTGTAAGGGTGCACGATTAGCAGCGATGACCTCATCAGCTTTCAGTTGGTAAGGCCGCTGCGTTTGCCAGTCCACAGCTCTCGAAGTTCCACCTTACATCCCAGATCTCTGAGGGCTGCTTTACCCACATCACCACAGTCTTGATGTGTCTGG
The sequence above is drawn from the Odontesthes bonariensis isolate fOdoBon6 chromosome 14, fOdoBon6.hap1, whole genome shotgun sequence genome and encodes:
- the slc25a42 gene encoding mitochondrial coenzyme A transporter SLC25A42 translates to MGSGIQEQRASLTQADVLPLASSSQSEGSNEGLMQTRSVLNSLFSGALAGAVAKTAVAPLDRTKIIFQVSSARFSAKEAYRLIYRTYLKDGFFSLWRGNSATMVRVIPYAAIQFCAHEQYKRLLGGYYGFQGKVLPPVPRLLAGSLAGTTAAMLTYPLDMVRARMAVTPKEMYSNILHVFVRISREEGLKTIYRGFTPTILGVVPYAGLSFFTYETLKKMHAEHTGRSQPYSYERLAFGACAGLLGQSASYPLDVVRRRMQTAGVTGHTYGTILGTMKEIVSEEGVVRGLYKGLSMNWVKGPIAVGISFTTFDLTQILLRKLHQMGYTR